aatttcttcctaactctttcttctctatttctcaagctttctcacttgattctttctcatggctatttatagtctaaaaattttactatttaccaattttttaatattatttattattttaatattattttatcatattaatattttaatcaccacttgacatattggatCCCTTAATAATGCCTTCAAACCTGGagtgctttatccactatcaatattttaaatttttttattattattattatttttatttttttttaaagaaaaagatagaaaagagtttgaagtcatgttcttgaaatccccacaattttctatcatttaagcaaccaaaatttcttatttagcttttcacattttataaacttgttatattttctattcacaaagaaatttattactactagtaataaatttgtaaatatttttcatgggtgttacatattttatgatgactttacttttataactattttcatatataaattacttacgatatttaatcaaaacaatagttaagatatttaatttctactttCCCAAtccattaatttttaatttattttctcttttttcattgaatattgTTAGAGGTACTCTTACTATAACTTTTACGGAAGTTAAATAAAAGAGATTGAGTACGATGATTTATTCTCATCACCTTccatttaaaacttaaactttaCTTAGATTGAAGACATACCATCTTTATTTCTATAGCCACGTGTAGGcgcataattaaaatttgtgatCATTGTAAGTGACAATGACTATGGTTGAATAATTGGTACTAATCTATTGAAAAATACACATTAGCTAGAATTAAAAGTTAAGAAAGACAAAATCCACTGTAAGAAATGAAAGTGGGTTTAGATTTTTTATCTAAATCACGGGTCATTTATATGTTTCATATTGTTTTGTACCAATGAAAAGGACAcctatattaaaaataacttatttatttatttatgtattttcatTACAGTTTTTACACTATTAATCATTACTTTAatggaaaacaaataaatatttattttactaattaaaaatatatttttaatcttcgtataaagtttttataattaaaatattatatgagaTAGAAAAATGTGACAATGCATTGAAATGAAAACCGATGGAGAAAATGGAAAGCGACAAAGAGTGTTTTCAGTGATGAAGATGAgtgaagataataataatattggaGATTTTGCGGTGAAATAAAAGACACGAGTAAAGGTGTTGTGTTTGTTATAGAAAAGCTTACCTTAATCAACGCTTAATCACTTGAACAGCTAGCTAATTTTTTGTCCGTTAATTATTAACTTTGTTTTGAGATGTGacttgaaaagtaaaaaagataaatgagaTTTAGTGAGTTACTACTACAAGACATGACAATGGACGCGCATGGTCTATAAGTTCCATCAACTCTACACAATCTCTTTCTTTCAaatctaattttgtttttggagcaaaatttgattattaatattggtttttattaaatatagatattgatattttatgttCCTCCAACATGTCGGTCTTTTAAGAGgctaacttaattaaaaataataatttatacgATTGATCATCTTTAGTATTATAAGGAAAGAGttattctcaattaaaaacatttgtttcaaTATGGTGAATGTAAACAAACAGTTGTTTACTTCTTATTTAtctgaataataataataataataataataatgaatgttgttctaattaaattaatttgttgaaattattaatttataattcgTCCTTGAAAATTCCAAAAGTTAAATATTGCCATTTTGATGCTGCGTTTGTTTTTGTGAAAAGAGAACAAATAAATATAGCTTATATTTAGTTGGTTCGTcctttgaaataaaatgaaaaatttacattgaaaagaaaataaataaattttattttaacaaggataaaaatgtatttaaatatatatgagtatagaaaaatgtgtttcaaagtgtttaaaattattggactcgattattttaatattaaaaatttaaagtatatatagacttttaataaacaagttttattatttaaaaatatatattcttttaaaaaaaatttctaaaactctcttccttctttttcttatgcACAATTATATAGACTTATTAGGCAAAACTAAAGTAAGATAACTATTGACTTGGTGGTCGTTGGATGAGAATATACATGTTTATTGAAGTCAAAGTAAGAGAGCTACTCTTGGTGATTGTTGAGCGAGAATATACTTGTTGGTGGTTTGGTATGAAAAGGGACGAGGCTTAATTTGTGGTTGTTTGTTTGACCTGTCAGAAGTAAAGGTAGAGCATAAAAGACCTAGCAGGATGTTGTAGTAGTTAGAGATAACAGAGTGAAAATTGGATAGCATTTTTATGCACTTTGTTACTAGTTTACTACGGTCGATGAAAGATCATCATGCTATCTAGATTATAGTTGATCGGTTAATGAAGAATGTCTATTTCTTAGTAGTAAATTTGAGGATGTGTATGGCTAAGCTGACACAATTgtacataaaataaatagtgaGGTTACACGGTGTACTGTCTAGCATTATGTCAGATAGAGGTTTGAGATTCACTTCTAGGTTATAGAAAACCCTATAAGAGATTATGGGTAGCAAGTGTTAGGTTTATCGAGGGGAAGAGGTTCACTAGGGAGATACAACACCAATAAGACTTGAGGCCAACCACATAAGGAATTGAcatcactctctacccaaaaccttaaggcaatgggttaatggatTTTTACCTTTATATGGTACTCCATTTTCTCATTTCTACCCAATATGGGACTTAGAATCACACTTGCattctcaacaatctcccccccAAAGTGATTCCCTTCCACATTGGTACACTCCTCCTCCAcggaagcattcccaaccaCGAGTGTCCCTTTTTGTACCGTCGTTCATCTTAACGGGACACACTTACTTGGAACCCTTGCCAGGAAGATTTTTTATACAAGGATCATATTGTACTCTTCTAAGGTGGTCACCtttatcgaggaggaggttcatTGGGGAGATTCAACACCACTTAAGCCCAACCATAGAAGGGATTGACaacactctctacccaaaacctttaGACAATAGGTTAATGGGtcttcatctttatatagtgtttCACTTTCTCATTTCTGTTAAATGTggaacttagactcacacttggattcccaacaacaGGTTGAGGATGAGTTCTACCTATCATCCTCAAACAAATAGGCAATCAGAGAGAACAATCGTATCTTTGAAGGATCTATTAAGAACATGTGTATTAGATGATCTGGGTGGTTGGGATGAAGTGCTACCTTTGGTTGAGTTTATctacaacaacagttatcaGATGAGTATAGATATGACACATTATGTGGCTCTGTATGCAGACAATGTAGAACTCCTTTGGGCTGGTACCAAGATGGTGAGCCAATGTTGGTGGTACTTGTGTTTTTAGCAAACCATAAATAAAGTGAAGATGACATAAGAGAGGATGAAGGCCTCACAGAGTAGGCAAAAGTCTTTTACTAATCAAAGGAGAAGATCGTTGGAGTTTGCAATTGGGGATCATGTTTTCTTGTGGGTGACTCCAACCACTAGTGTGGTAAGGGTTATCCGTTCGAAAAAAAATTCTCTAAAACCCATATTAGGTCTTGAGACGAATAAGGCTAGTGACTTATGAGATTATCATGCCTTCTTAGCTAGTCAATCTTCGTTCGATATTTCACGTTTCTTAGCTAAGGAAGTATGTGTTTGATCCTTCTCATGTGCTAAAAGTGGAGGATGCTCAAGTTGAAAGGATTCAATGGAGTTGCAGGTTGTTGGTATAAAGGAGCGTTAGAAAAAACATGTTAGTGGAAAGACCATGAGTCTAATTAGAGTCATCTAGGAAGGAAGAACAAGTGACTCTACATGGGAGGCAAAGGAGGATATGAGAAAGTTATACCCACATCTATTATCTGGTAAGTCTAATAATCtaggtaaaaaaattgttgttggGAAGAATATAAAAGTATAGAAAAGTGTGTTTTAGAATTGATAGTATGTTTAAAATGGTGAGACtggattattttaatattaaaagtttaaagtataaatagattttttataaACGGGTTTCATCATTTAAAGCTCCCTTCCTTCTCTCTATGTTTTCTTACCTTCCTTTCATGTGTTTGAAGATGGAAGATTTCTCAACTGATCCTTCTAGCGAGCTCTCCATATCTATTTGATTAGTTTCTACGATATAAGTAAGTTGGTTTCCTAGCCCTTTTCTTGGTTTGTATGTTCTTTCttacatgtgaatcatcttagTTTGCATGTAGTATTGGGTCTTCTATACAAGTCTCAACTGATTAATGGTTCTAATGGTGTGTTCTAATCATTTTTGTATTATTCCTAGTTATAGTTAGGACATCCTGTGAGCTTGAAGGGATTTGGAATTCCTTAGAGtaatttcatctttcttttaggTAAAGGAAGCTGATTACACAATTTTTATGTGATTGATACCTTGTAATGGctaattgtatgattgtaagATGACTTGCTTGCATGATTGAGTTGTGTGATGAAATATGATAGATTGAACTAAGACTAGggtgtttatttttcttacttaAATGGTATGTGAAATTTGGAATGTTTCCTTATTGCTATTGTAAATGATATTGTTTGAGTTATTGAAGGTTGTGTAATTTGAATTTGGTATGTTTTGGAATTATGTGTTTGCCGTTGGACTGGATTTACAAGGCTAAAATAGCATAAATCAAAAGAATTATGTAGACTCGTTAAGTAAGAATAAACTTGTTGGACGAAGCCAAAGTTAGAGAGTTACTGACTTGGTAGTCCTTGGGCGAGAATATACTCGTTAGGTGAAGTCAATGTTAAAGAGCTACTGACTTGGTGGTTGCTAGGCAAGACTATACTCACTATCGAAACCAAAGTCAAAGAGTTCACTGACTTTAAAGTAGCTAGGCAAGACAAGTCTCGTTGGGTgactttttgaaaaatttaagtgTGTGATTTTGAATGATTATTTCACTAAGTGAGCTATCTGTTCGTTGGGCGAGTGGCCTTTCAGGCACTACTCACTAACGAGTAGATATTCTCGCTGAGCGAAATTATAGAGCCTGAatctattttcttatattttttttattatgataagtTTAATGTATGATACTATGAATGTTAAAAAGATAGTTGGTTTAAGATATTTATCTGAGAATGGTTGGTAGATTTATGGATAAATATGCATGCGAATAACGATAAATGAAATGGTGATGATGATAAGTTTGTTAATGGATATAAGTATTGTATGTGTTTGAGTAATTCTAAGGATCTCATAGGGAGATTCTATGGTGGTATTTCTTTAGTGTATGTATTAATATATGGATTCAGTATTGGAGTTATCCTATCACTTTAATAATCattcaatctcaagtagagaaggaagAGGTATGTGATGAGAGGTACATGAGGTCCTAGTCTAGGGGTATTACCTTGGCAAAAATGTTGAaaaactaaccttgtgtgtgatAGATTGGGTAGGCGAGCTATTTCActaccacaagtgcataactcACTATAGTCtaatatcaatacatgtattAAGGTAATTGAGTCTAGTATGAGTCTTTCTACGtgttatgtttgttttatgtatattttattaatatttttttacaaattagcTTActgttggaagttccacatcgaTTAGaaataaggccaatttataatatataagtgaggtgcaaacctcaccttataagttGGTTTTGTGGGCTTGAGTTAGcttaaactcactttctaatatggtatcagaaccATGATTAGAGCTTATCCTGACGATATTTATTGTTTCTTAGACATTTCTCTTCCACCCGTTGTCGGGCCACTATCAGACCACTCATTTCTACTATTatgcacgagatgtctatacctcggcatGAAGGGGGTGAGTTGGAAACCcactttataatatataagtgaggtgcaaacctcaccttacaagctggttttgtggggttgagttaagcttaaacccactttctaatactTATCCTttcatttttgtattgtttcttTTGTGTTATTATCTTTATTTGCAATAATCACTTAAATGGTGTGAGCCAATGATAACATATCAgtgtttattattataatagtataGCAGTGTAGTTTTTGGGGTGATCTtgtatagatttttttatttaaaatctttgtTGTAGTCTCAGTCAGTATAATATTTCTTTAGTTATATAAAatctttgtaaatattttgatattataattatattttggattagtataataacattatatatttgtaagttattttttcttaaaaattgaatatgtgataataataattgggatgttaccatttatatatataaatttatatacaaagagagttttatttttaagacaaggagataattgaaataatttctCTTAAATCACATGAGATAACCGTTTTCAAGAAAAAGTCCCAATACTTGTAatgactaaaaaaaatataaacagtaAAAGGATAAGAggtagaagaagaaagaatatgaAGAGTTTTTACTTCCATCCATGTTGAGTTTCAATCTTAACTAGAACATTGTTACATTAATACtgaaaatcaaaactttatatacattcCGTATGTAATATCTAACACTCAAAAATGAAAATCTaacaaaaagaatataataCAAATGGAAATTTCATTGATTAGTTAAAAttgaagaatttcaaatttaccGAAAcgataagaatttaaaatttttcatactatctcttcttttcatttattttttttctcaacctCAGTCAACtaataagaaatttaataaaCTAGGATCTAATATTGGACAAGTTATCAAAAGTAATTCATATATACAGcaattacaataattttatcttacaaaaaatctaattaaaataaaagattataatctaaattaaattatattattgtttatctCATTCTTTTAACATGTGATGTGACTGAAATGAATTTATACAGGTTCAACCAATACGCTCGTGAGTTGCCTtatctaataaaatactaattatatttaaaagtaaagatagtaaaacactattttttttaaaataatacattttacaatttatacatcaaactattatacttaaaactaaaaataatttttattatattttaaagtttaaacttgtttactttactttttttttctaaagcaAACCAAAATAATCCTCGGATTGAACATATAAATATGgattaagtggaagaaaaagatttatacactatttaagataaataatttgatGAGTGAAAACAgatttattaaatagtttataatgtAAAACTAATTTATGAGTTGTGACTACTTTTCTGTTTTGCACTCTGACAGTTTCATCTGATCGTGACTTGTGCTTCTGGACGGGGCGAGACGTTGATGTATGTTTCATGTGACATAATATGGGCATCATCCATCGCTCATAAAAAGGTCATGCTCATCATCCATGtaaaatttccaaatcacatatttactaaaaaaaactcTTGAATAGACcatatgcataaaaaaaattagatagtAAAGATAggaaatataaaatcattttgtattttttttgcaCAAGAATATGTTACTTTTTTAATGCATAAATTTACAATTacgaatattttattaacagtTTTTTATGTGAAGacatttatgttatatataaacaaaattaaccattttaaaattactttttaataagcTCATCTAAGTAGTTGTCTTAAACATACCTTTAATTGTGTGTTTAAGTTAAAGAGTGAAAACTAAGtgtgagaagaagaaagaaaaggaaacaaaatgataaaaaaattgtttaaattaaggaaaaaaatataaatagaattttttttgttgattttcaTTGATGtgattaattaaaagtaaattaattgaataatataataaattattaaaatattttaaattaaaatttaataaaataaaataaaattaaaagataattattaataCCATGTTAGTATTAATGGAGAAAATTATTCttcagaaatataaattaaaataaaaataaaaatatattttaaagtaatgtaaaaatatcattacaaaATCCAATATTTCAGttcaaaaatactaaaattttaaattattttatattatttattatcttaattattcattttattattaatatatatatatatatatatatatatatatatatatatatatatatcatacttAATATACCGTAATCAATTATAGCACTTTGCTATACatagataattaattaacattattGTGTTCAAGGtcctataatattataattttaaaattcaataacatttatacactatttatatttaacaatCTCACATTACTTAATAATGGAAATCAatgagaatttaaataaatgtttccCTTTCATCTTTCGGAGTTTGaatgtttcttttaaatacAAAACATTTACACCCCAAAATATACATTATCTTAAATATAATATCGATTCTAATGTAGAAATGAAAACTCTCTTCTCCTCAATCACAGGACCATGAGATGTAACAAAATACAGTTTTATGAAATTcacaaaaacattataatataaagattataatacataatcaattacttttctctctctctctctctctctctctctctatatatatatatatatatatatatatatatatatatatattacataatgAATTATGTGTTTTCTTAAAACATGATTTGTTCTCTATAGCAATTGATTGTGACTTCAATCTTTATCTTCATTAATAGTACACCCCCtcacataaatataatataagtatatattttattattacctACTAGTTGATGTCTTTTTCTGtcattttagatatatttttcttgtaataagtaataaaacaattatcaaaataaaaatgacaataaaaaaaaaagtagtgcAAAGCATAACACTAATGTTATAATCCGTCCATCAACTAAACCAATTTGTTCCATTGAAAGGTCCATCATCGCATAATGGCTAATTGATTTTGAGATGACATGGTAATAttgttttgtgaaatttttGCACGATAGGATCTTGAAGAATTTCATAGAAATGCAGGGGCTCTtcttataaatgaattacaCCACACtacataattttcaaacatcttttatatatatatatatatatatatatatatatatatatatatatatatatatatatatatatatatatatatattttgcaatTAATCTGGTCCACACAATAAGATAGCAAATTAACTGTTATtcaaacattatattttattacgaAACTCATTATTTTATAGTCTAGTTCTTAATTTTAGgatttttaacatattacatAAACTGATTTGAATAGAAAAtcatttgtaaaatttaaatcttaaatttaagaCCTTTCTTGAAATTTCTACACAGAAACTTAGTCTTACTGttacttgtattttttttaccaacaaTTCACATTAAAAATGACTGCAATAAATTAACTATAAGTATCACATTATTAATTatgagttataattttttattttaaaaaaatataataatatttatatatgtaaagaAATAGTTCGCAAATCCATTTAACCATCTACCACATAAAAGagtaagaaattataattaagaacTTACAATAAGTTAGACGTTTAAATAGAAAGAATAAATGAATAACtactaaaagaaatttaaaaaaagaaaaagatcaaTTGAAGTGTTTACTACATTATTATCATCCATATGctgaaaaattcattaaaaacatATGTTTTTTCAAGTCAAGATTTCTCTCATGATCAAACTCTCAACTCAGTTGTTAcaacaaatcataaaatatcctatttaaaaatataattgtctAACTAACTTTCATAAAATACACCAAAACAGTTAGAGAAAATAACCTAACAGTACTTCACATCTGAGCTTAACTCTGATAGGCAAAGGAAGTGAAAACACACATTGATAgagaaaaagacaaattatCTGATAAAGAGAAACGATTTTGTACCATAAGATATTCGTAAACACATatttagatatatatttatatttatttaacatatattataaaaaggtaaaataattataaaaaagataattttttttatatttttactaaaaaaataaaaaggaataatatcaaataaaaaaaaaagttgtaaaacAAAGTATAATTTCATATTACTTTATTCTTTTCGCTTTGTTTTGGCTACGCAttattctttccttttcttctatAAAAACCCCCTTGCATTGTGACTTCGACAACCAGCAACTTCTACGTAGcatctcttctttcttttccacAAATACCAGACAACTCGGgctttttcaaaagaaaaacgCAACCACGAACATGGTTACTTCAGACAGAAACATGTTACAGAACTACGTTCCAGTTTATGTTATGCTCCCAGTAAGTCATGCACATGAACTAGTGTGTTTCTAAGCTACCCGTTTGTTTTGTACGAGTATAGACGCTAATTATATCTTGTTTTCTTGTTTATCTTTGAAACTGCTGCAGCTAGGAGTTGTCACTGTTGACAATGTTTTTGCAGACCCTAATGGCCTCAAAGAACGGCTTTTGAAGCTGAGAGCAACAGGTATTGATGGGGTTATGGTTGATGTGTGGTGGGGGATCATAGAACTGAGGGGGCCTAAGCAGTATGATTGGAGAGCCTATAGGAGCTTGTTTCATCTGGTTCAGGAATGTGGCTTGAAACTTCAAGCTATTATGTCATTCCATCAGTGTGGAGGGAATGTAGGAGATGTAGTTAACATCCCAATTCCCAAGTGGGTGCTCGACATTGGAGAATCTGATCCTGATATCTTCTACACCAACCGTTCAGGCACAAGGAACAAGGAGTATCTAACTATTGGTGTGGACGATAAGCCTATATTCCATGGAAGAACAGCCATTGAGGTGAATGAACTAAGAGAACTAAAATTATCTTTCTTATAACTAGCATTCTTGTTGTCAACCCCGTAAGAAAAATTGCAACTATGGTACGTATGAACGTATCATATGTATATTTTCCTTCCATAAATGCGTGTCATCGAAAAGAATTGACCTGGTCTGCTTGATAATCTATTTTCCATTAAAATTAAGTAGAGTGTTATTAATACTGACATgctaaaaaacaagaaaactaaTTCAGTCTATTAGGTTGAACTTGTCTGTTGTAGGTTTAACTTGTATAATCCTACTCCCAAAAGAGGCTAACTAAACGGAATCAGCCTtgccactcaaaaaaacaaaagaagcatATTCATTCTATGTGGGAGTTCAAGTCCTCATTGAGCAATAATTTATTGTGTAATAATAGGCTAGACATGTTTCAGATAGACTTCTACACGTCCAGATTTAGGAACAATGATCTTGATTATTACACAGCATGTTTAAACTTGTTATTGTATGCAGATATACAGTGACTACATGAAGAGTTTCAGAGAAAACATGTCAGACTTTTTAGAATCTGGGCTTATTATAGACATTGAAGTAGGGCTTGGCCCAGCAGGAGAGCTCAGATATCCCTCTTATCCACAAAGTCAAGGATGGCAGTTTCCTGGTATTGGAGAATTTCAGGTGAGTCTGGTCTTATCTTTCAAAACAGAGTTGTTTCTCATCGAAACTgggatttgttgattatttgaaCAACTGAAGTATCATAAGAATGAAATTCTGCAATATGCAGTGCTATGACAAATATTTGAAGGCAGATTTCAAAGCAGCTGCAGCAAGGGCTGGCCATCCTGAATGGGAACTGCCAGATGACGCAGGCCAGTACAATGATGTTCCCGAATCTACTGGATTCTTCAAATCAAATGGCACGTATGTCACTGAGAAAGGGAAGTTCTTCTTGACTTGGTATTCAAACAAATTGCTGAGTCATGGTGATCAAATCCTAGAGAAAGCCAACAAAGCATTCCTGGCCTGTAAAGTCAAATTAGCGATCAAAGTAAACTTCATAGAACCTCAATTAACAGTCTCCTTAATTTTCTACCAGATGATTAACCTCTGACCATGATGACAGGTATCTGGAATCCACTGGTGGTACAAAGTTGAAAATCACGCAGCTGAGCTTACTGCTGGATATTACAACCTTAATGATAGAGACGGATATCGTCCCATTGCAAGAATGCTGTCTCGCCATCATGCCATTTTGAACTTTACGTGTCTTGAGATGAGAGACTCAGAACAAAGCTCAGATGCCAAAAGTGCACCACAGGAGCTCGTAATGCAGGTAATGCATTAAATTTTTTGCAAGTTAAAAGATTGTTCTGTTTCTTAAAGATATTCTCAAATGTAGATGCTGTATTATAGTGGTTAAATTGCCAaacatgaacacatgcacagGTACTGAGTGGAGGTTGGAGAGAAGACATCCTAGTTGCTGGAGAAAATGCACTTCCAAGGTATGATTCCACAGCATACAACCAAATCATACTGAACGCAAGGCCACAAGGGGTCAACAAAAATGGCCCTCCAAAACTAATGATGTTTGGAGTGACATATCTTCGCCTATCAGATGATCTACTGCAACAATCAAATTATGATACGTTCAAAAAATTTGTGCTAAAGATGCATGCAGATCAGGTGAACAGTCTTTATTCATGTACTTATAAGATGATATTTTGTGAACTTTCTTCAAATGCATAACTACCTTGAAGATTACTAATCCTGTTCCCCTAAAATTACAGGGTTACAGTGAAGACCCTCAAAACTACAATCATGTCATAACTCCATTGAAGCCATCGGCACCAAAGATTCCCATTGAGGTTCTTCTTGAAGCGACTAAACCAATACCGCCATTCCCCTGGCTTCCAGAGACAGATAT
The Vigna angularis cultivar LongXiaoDou No.4 chromosome 5, ASM1680809v1, whole genome shotgun sequence genome window above contains:
- the LOC108340553 gene encoding beta-amylase, which encodes MVTSDRNMLQNYVPVYVMLPLGVVTVDNVFADPNGLKERLLKLRATGIDGVMVDVWWGIIELRGPKQYDWRAYRSLFHLVQECGLKLQAIMSFHQCGGNVGDVVNIPIPKWVLDIGESDPDIFYTNRSGTRNKEYLTIGVDDKPIFHGRTAIEIYSDYMKSFRENMSDFLESGLIIDIEVGLGPAGELRYPSYPQSQGWQFPGIGEFQCYDKYLKADFKAAAARAGHPEWELPDDAGQYNDVPESTGFFKSNGTYVTEKGKFFLTWYSNKLLSHGDQILEKANKAFLACKVKLAIKVSGIHWWYKVENHAAELTAGYYNLNDRDGYRPIARMLSRHHAILNFTCLEMRDSEQSSDAKSAPQELVMQVLSGGWREDILVAGENALPRYDSTAYNQIILNARPQGVNKNGPPKLMMFGVTYLRLSDDLLQQSNYDTFKKFVLKMHADQGYSEDPQNYNHVITPLKPSAPKIPIEVLLEATKPIPPFPWLPETDMKIDG